Genomic segment of SAR324 cluster bacterium:
TGCATGTACCACTACATAGGCAATTTGCGGACCGCTCACTAAACCAAAGGAACTCGCTGTACTCATATACATAAACTTCGCTAAAGCATGGATCACTAAATAATCTTATTCTAAATTCGTATGGAGAGGACTCCGCATACTTTTGAGAAAATCCAATTGACCGCACTAACTCAAATCAAGAAATCTTTTCTACTTATTTTCAAACAAAATCGGTCTTCCAGAAAATCGGCGTGTAGTCTCATCTTTGCTAACTATTTTTCATTCACATTATCACTAATGAAAAACTGATACTACCTGACTGATTGGGCTTCCGTAGAATACGTTGTGTGGCTAGAGCCAGCTCTAGTAGAAAACGAGTATGAAGAGAGAGGATGCGATTGGCTCTGTTTGAATTATATTTATTGCCTTTTGCCGTGTCGTGATTTCTTAGCAAGGAAATGGTCGTAGTCGCTACTGAGGTGTTCTCACATATGAGAAAGAATATTTGTTCGAGAGTAAAAAAATCGCTACCCGCTTGGTAGCATCTCACACTCGTTCGAAATCGTTATTGCATTGGCTGGATGCTTCGGATAATTGCCAATAAACATTGCTCTTACAAGAAACCAGCTTCTCGTGCCTCTTGCTCTACTTCTTCGAAATCCTGCATCACTTTGATCTCAGCATCTTTCTCAGTATAGCTACAGTGTTCGATCAGGTAACGCTGTAAGGCATAAGTCAGATACGCTTGGTACTCGCGACTGTACTGATTATCCATAAATATTCTCTAATTTTATTTTTTCATATTAGAAAACGTCCCATCTCTTTTACTCCAAGTAGGAATCACAGGTGCTTGAACTAACTAGACACAGTAGTTTTCTTCGTATTGAACTATTCAATTTGGTATCGAATTATCAACACACAGACCCTATATTGCTGAATTAAGTTTCAGAGTTTAATTTGTTGAGTTCACATAACTTGGGTGCTCAGGTTGATATTATTCGATGTTGCCAATCAAAAAAGTTTCTTTTGCATTCATTTCATGAACTGGATAGACTCATTTAAATTAGCAGCTTTAAACTGCTATAACTAAGAGAAAACAGATTACAGAATAAAAGTAACTGATTCTGTAATGATTGCTTACGAACGCTCTTTGCACTAACTTGCAGAGGATAGCGTACTATCTTAGAGGCGAAGCAAAGTTTACTTTGCTAATTGATCAACAGCTAACTGAGGAAGACCATGCCCAGCGTACAAGAACTTGAGAATCAGATTGCAGAACTGCAAAAGCAAAGAAAAACTGCGTTACGGGATGAAAGAAACAAGGATCTGTCTCTCGTCAGGGAAATGTGCAAGAAGCACGGATTTACTGCGCGGATGTTGAAAGGATACTTGGCGGAAGGAAGAAACAGAAGGAAGAAGTAAAGATTACGCTAGTGGATTAAAGCTATCCGAATTTGTTTACATTAAATAAGGGGAGCTTTAATCTACTTTTTCTCAGGCTCGTGGCTCAGATCACCGACCTCAAACCAGGCCCAACTCACCTATAATCAATCCATCTTCAGGCGTAAAGATCTACCGAGTTCGGTGATTTTTTTGAATCTTCTACTGGCTTCTCTGCTGCTAATATTTCTAGTTTGAAGATCAGATCTGCGTTGGGAGGAATACCAGCTCCAGACATTCCAGAAGGACCATACGCTAGCTTGGCAGGAATTTTGAGTTGTAGCTTAGTACCAACCCGCATTCCCTCCATGGCTTTTTCCCACCCCTTGATAACCATGCCTTCGCCATGGTTATATTCAAAAGGCCGTCCCTTGTCGATGCTGCTGTCGAACTTGGTAAAGTCGCTAGCTAACCAGCCTTCATAATGAACGCTGAGCTTACTGCCAGTTTCAACTTTCTCCCCCTTGCCCAACTCCTCAACGTAGACCATCAACCCACCAGGTAACTTCTTGAAGGAAGCATCCATCGCCAGTTCAGGAGCTGGATTTTCTTCCTTTACACCATTGGCTTCTTCCCCTTGCTTGCCTTCGTCCGTGACAGGGGGAGTGTACTTGGTACGCAGGTTGGTGAAGGTGTTATTGCTGATATTCATCTACACCGAAATGCGTTGCTTGCCGAATTGGGCTGATCCATCAAAATAGTAACCCGAATCGGAGAATTGTCATCACCTTGAGCCACTCCTTGGCTGACATCCATGTAAAGCTTGATCGACTCACCTTGCAGGTTGTACTGATCGGTTTGCACTTGGGCATTGCCTTCCAATAAGATCAGTTGGGTTGCTTGCTCCATCCTTACAGAATCAGCACGGGCTACTCGCCCAGGCTGCTCGAAGCATACCGCTCGTTCCGCATAGACTGTTTGAATCTGCTGAGTTGCATCAAACTCCACCTGGACCCGACCACCGTAGATCCGTAGCTGTTCTGGTGACTTGAAAAGCTCTACCGCTCCTTCCAGCAAAAGACGCCGAACTTGGCTATTGAGCGTTGCCTGAGCTGCCTGTAGAGTCACCATCTCTGGAGAATCACTGGTTGGTGGCAATTCCTCTAGACTATTGAACGCTTGCTGTCGACGAATTTCATCCAGGTCTAATTCCATCTGAGCAGGCTCCGCTTCACTGCGTCCCTGTAGGAGCACCTGTTGTCTTAGCAGGTCGGCCTGCATTAAATTACCACTGATTTTTCCTTGCTTAGCGCTAGCACGAAACTCTTCGTTGAAGCGCAAGATCTGGACCGGTCCTCGCACATCTTCGTTCGCAAATCCTTCTTCTGCACGCTCATAGAATAGAAATCCGGCCTGCAAGGTTCACTCCCACTGTTCCACCTCTACAGCCCCCTCACTACGCATTTTCTCGTACTTTTCTTGGCGCACTAAGTTGAGTAACTCAGAGCGGAAGCGTAGCTGTTCTCGTGGCAATTCTCCCTGAACTTCACCACGAAATACCAACTCACCCTTTTTCTGATCACCACTGAATTCTTGGGCTTGCAGTTGTAGACGTCGCATCTCAGCAAACTGTTCAATCTGTTCTAGCGCTTCGGTTGTCGGGGAACGCGGCAACTTCTGCAGCGCAGCACGCAGATCTTCTTTCGTGTCAAAACGAATTCCTACCAAAGACCGCAGATCCCTGAGAATTTCCAATGGTAAACCTGCCTGACGCAAATGGATCAGGGTGTTGCTGGAAAGTTCATAAGCATTGCTACTCTGTGCCCAGACAAAATTGGTGAGGCAGCAGAAGATCAGCGACAGCAAGCCGATTCGGAAGCGCATCATAGTGTCACCTTATAGAGGAGTTTTGCTTGTAGTGCAGAGCTGCACGTGAGAAGGAAACAAACAAAGGATGTGGGGCGAAGGGCTTTGATTTCAACTCTGGATGGTACTGGCAGCCAATGAACCAGGGGTGATCTGCCAATTCAATGGTTTCTACCAGGTCGCGATCCAGATTTCTGCCAGAAATCACCAATCCTGCAGATTCTAGTTGAGGAACAAATTCGTTCATCACTTCATAGCGATGACGATGACGCTCACGAATCTCTGGTTTAGCATAGATTCGCGCAATCTGAGTTCCTTCCCGCAAGTGGGCCGTATATGCTCCAAGACGCATTGATCCACCAGTATTTTGTTGTCCTTGCTGCTCTGACATTAAATCAATCACATTTTCATCATGGGAACTCTGAAATTCTCCAGAATTGGCATCCTTCAGATTGGCAACATTGCGCGCGAATTCAATCACAGCCATCTGCATTCCCAGACAAATGCCAAAGAAAGGAATTTGTTGTTCTCGTGCATGCTGAACAGCCAAAATTTTTCCTTCTGTACCACGTTCTCCAAAGCCTGGTGCAACCAACACAGCATGAGCGGGAGCTAGCATTGGCCCAACTGTCTTTTCTGTGATTTCCTCGGAGTTGATATAGATTAGGTTCAGACGCAGGTTGCAGGCAATGCAGCCATGCACGAGCGCTTCGTTGAGGCTTTCATAGGTGTCCCGCTGATTGACGTACTTTCCAACAAAGGCAATGGTAATTTCATCAATTGGCTCTTTGTAGGCTTCCACAATATCTACCCAATTCTGAAGCTTGGGGCGTCGTGTCCACATCTGCAGCAACTCAATGATTTTGTCATCAAGCTTCTGCTTGTGATAGACGAGCGGAATCTCGTAGAGAAAATCAACATCCAGCCCATCAATCACCGCATCAACAGGAACATTGGTGAACAAGGCGATCTTCTCACGCAACTTATCCGGCAAAGGTTCTGGTGTCCTGCAGATCAGCATATCTGGCTGAATCCCAATCTCTCGTAGCTTACCCACACTGTGCTGGGTTGGCTTGGTCTTCATCTCTGTCGTATAGATGATCAGCGTTAGGTGAATATAGAGAGTGTTTTCACGACTATAATCATGACGAAACTGACGGATCGCCTCTAGAAAGGGTAAGGACTCAATGTCACCTACGGTACCGCCGATTTCCACGATAGCGATATCTACATTATCACTAGCCCGAAGCACTGCTTCCTTGATCTCATCAATCACATGAGGCACAACCTGAACAGTTGCACCCAGGTATTCACCGGCCCGTTCCTTGCGAATGATTTTATCGTAGATCTGCCCCGTTGTGCAGTTGTGAACTCGAGACACGACGGCATTGGTATAGCGCTCGTAATGCCCCAAATCCAAATCAGTCTCTGCCCCATCCTCAGTAACATAAACCTCACCGTGTTGGAAGGGATTCATGGTTCCTGCATCAATATTGATGTAAGGATCTAGTTTCATCAGACTGACGGTTAGGCCACGGCTCTCGAGCAAGGCACCAATGGAGGCTCCGGCAATGCCTTTGCCCAGGCCCGAAACAACGCCACCGGTGATGAAGATAAATTTGGTCTGCATAGTTGAATATCGACTGGTGATGGACGCTATCGGCAGGAAATCTGTTATTGAGAGGAGCTTGGCAGGACACTCCGGCCCATTGCCATGAAGAGCAAGTCAGCGAGGTCTGCGGCTTGCGAATCGCAAGGCTTCTCTATATACAGTCTAGTTGCTGATTTGCAAATCTCTTCTGCCTAAAAAAATCTGCATGCCCAATCTGCTTTACATTGATCACGATCTGACACGCTTGGGTGAGATTCAACACCAACTTTCGGAACACTTCCAGTTGGAAGTCGCTTTCAATGGCTGGGAAGGCTTCGCTAACTCCGTCGTGAACAAACCAGATGTTGTTTTGCTGAATCTGGAACTGCCTGTGATGGACGGATTGGAACTGGTGCGCTTGGTTCGTACAGAACCTGATTGTGCGCATTTGATCCTACTTGGTTTTTCTCTGAAAGAACTTTCCTCAGAATTTGCCGAAACAGCCGAAAGACTCGGTTTGAATCGGTTGGTTGAATATCCTTTTGCTCAGCAACTACCAGCAGAACTATTCAAAATGCTGCCTGTTGCCACACAGGACTGATTCCTTCGATCAACCTACCAGCTGTCAACCCAACTTCGCCCGACTGTTTTGCCTTCCAATCCCCAGCAGTTCCATGCCACCAACAACCAACTAAGGTTGCCTCCAAAGGATTCAAGCCTTGCGCCAGTAGTCCTCCAATCATCCCACTGAGGACATCTCCAGAACCTGCTGTTGCCATTCCCGGATTGCCTGTAGGATTGATGAAGACCTGTCCATCTGGAGTACCAATCACCGTGAGCGCTCCCTTGAGCAGCAGAACTACTCCCCACATCTGTGCCCAGTGACGCACAGTAGCCACACGTTGTCGCTGAAACTCTGAGACAGGCTGGCCAATCAAGTGGGACAACTCCCCCGGATGTGGTGTTAGTACAGCCGGAATTCCTCTTTCACGAAGCCAATCCGGATCAAGCGCATTCAGCCCATCGGCATCAATCAGAACTGGCAACTCTCTCACTGCCAGTAAAATCCCCTCCAACAATGCTGGGATTTCTTCGTTGGTACCGATGCCACAACCCACAACCAGCGCACTGTAGCGTCGCAATTGGGGTCTCAGTTCGGATAGAGCATTCACTTGCCAAATATCTTTTGTCTGAGATGCTGACCAAGTCATCACTTCTGGAACGCCGAGAAGCCTATCTCGTAAAGCGCCTGGTACTGCTGCAGTGACTAGTCCGGTTCCCACCTGCAAGGCTGCTTGACTCGCCAACTGTACCGCACCTGCCATTCCTGCCTGACCACCCAGCACCAGCAAATGGCCAAAAGTTCCCTTGTGGGCTGTGATCGGACGTTTTGGAAGAGCTTGTCGAAAAAAATTCTCTGTCAGCAGGTAAGTGGACTTCTCCCCAGTTGGCCAATGCGGAGGAATGCAGACATCGACAACATGAATCTCTCCAGCTTGTTCACGACCAGGATGTTGCCACAACCCAATCTTGGGAACCTGAAAAGTGACCGTAGACTCACAGCGTGTTGCTGTTTCCAGTATCTGACTTTCATCTGCCGAAATTCCCGAAGGCAGATCCACACCGATTACTTCTGCAGGGCTGGCATTGATGGCTGCAATCCAATCTGCATATAGACCAACAATAGGACGTCGCAGACTAACTCCAAAGATAGCATCCAGAACAACGTCTGCTTCTTCAATGGCTTGTGCTGCAGCAGGTTCTGGGAAAGTCAGAGTGGGACCGAAATTTTGCCAAAGACGGAAGTTCTGCTGAGCATCTGGAGTGTTAGGTTCCTGAAGGCAGACTACCGAAACAGAATAGCCCCGGTTGGCCAATAGACGGGCTGCCGCATAACCATCTCCACCATTGTTGCCGCTTCCACAGCAGACACAGATTCTCCTGGAGTTTGGATAGCGTTGTTCCACCCAGTCTGCGACAGCCCGAGCCGCATTCTCCATTAGTAATAGGCCAGGTAGCCCGAGTTCCTCAATCGCTCGGTGATCCATCGCCTGCATGCTCACAGCATCTGTTAAGCGGTCACAACAATCGAGGAGGTTGGCTTCTATCATTTTGGCTTTGTGTATCTTGACAGTAGCAGGTCGACACCCAGTCTATCCTGAAATGGGCAATCAGATGATCTAGTGGATATTTTTCACTGATCATGCATCTCAGCGCACCAGCAAATCTGCTACAGCTTTCAGAACCTGTTTGAGTTCTTTTTCCAGAGTAGCCAATGAATCCGGAACCACGTTGCCTTCGCGCAGTTGTGCTTCAGCAGTGCGAGACGCCGTCTCCAGTCCTTTAGCTCCCAGACTACCCGCAATTCCCTTCAGGGTATGGGCGAGCCGAGCAGCTTCTACCAGATTTTCTTCCGCAAGTAATTCCTGCATCTTTTCCGCCGTGCTGGACTGGTTACGCTGAAAGACATCCAACAGACGCAGGTACAGCGAGGTATTTTGGTTCAGACGATTCAGAGCGGTTGTGATCGCTAGCCCAGAAACATTGGCAGGCAATTCTTTTGGTGGTGACTCCAGTGGTTGATTGGTCAGCACGGTTGTCTCATTTTTCTTGGGTGGAATCCATTGGAGCAATTTGCTCAACAACAACTGTAACTCAATGGGCTTGGGAATATGATCGTTCATCCCCACTTCTAGCGCCTGCTCACGGTCTGTATGAAGAGCATTGGCGGTCATGGCGATGATGGGCAATTCCTTGAATTGTGGTAAGCGCCTTAAGAAGCGAGTTGCTTCATAGCCATCCATCACAGGCATTTGCACGTCCATCAATACTAGATCATAGGACTGGCGTCGTAAAACATTGAGAGCCTCCTGACCATTCGGAGCTACATCTACCACGAAATTACGCTGCCGGAGCAGTTCGGTAGCCAGTTGCTGATTGAGTTCGTTATCCTCAACCAATAGAATTCGTGATCCACGAATTTTGCTGAGATCTGGCTCCACCACCTTGTTACTTTGGAAAGAATCTGTGCCATCAGGATCTGTATTCGGCTGGAGTAGATTGTTGAGAGCCGTGTGCAGGGCCAGCTTTTGAATCGGCTTGATCAGCATCCCACCGACTCCTGCCTGCTGTGCCCGAGGCCAAAGATCGTCCCGACCGTAGGCCGTCACCAGCAGGATTTTTGGCAACTTTTCCAACTCCAGTTCGCTCCCAATCAGTTTAGCTGTACGAATGCCATCCATCCCTCCACCGAGGCGCCAGTCAATCAACACCAAATCAAAAGCTCCCCGTCCTACTCTTCGCAGAGCTTCTTCACCAGAATGCACAGCCTCAGTTTGTAATTCCAAGGCCTGTAGTTGTTGCTCCAGGATCTGGCACGAGGTCCGATTGTCATCCACAATGAGAGCACACAGATTTCTGCAGTTAGCAATCATCTGATGGGAAGCTGGACGGGAAGAAGCCATTCTCAGGCTCAACTCAAAAGAAAATGAAGTTCCTTGGTGCACGGTACTCTGTATACGAATCTCTCCTCCCATCATCTCCACGAGTTGCTTGCAGATCGCTAGACCTAGCCCTGTACCACCATATTTCCGAGTAGTCGATGAATCGACCTGAGTGAAGGATTGGAACAACTGAGACAGCTGTTCTGCAGGAATACCAATGCCCGTGTCCCGAACCGTAAAGCGTAACCGGATGATGTCTGTCGCACGCTCCAACTCTTCAACGGCAATGACAACCTCACCCCGTTCGGTGAACTTGACTGCATTGTTGGTCAGGTTTGTCAGGATCTGACCAAGCCGCAAGGGATCCCCAACCAGCTGTGCTGGGAGACTTGGTGGCACGTCGAAAAGCAACTCAATATTTTTTTCCAGCGCTCGGATTGAGAGCATCGTTGAGATATTCTTGAACACTGAATCGAGGCTGAAGTTTGTTTCTTCCAACTCCAGCTTGTTGGCTTCAATTTTAGAGAAGTCAAGAATATCGTTGATGATGCCAAGCAGTGACTGTGCTGAGCTTGCAATCTTGTCCAGATAGTCACGTTGCTGTGGATTCAGACGGGTTTGGATACACAGTTGAGCGAGCCCAATGACCGCATTCAACGGTGTGCGGATTTCGTGGCTCATATTGGCGAGAAACTCGCTCTTGGCCGCATTGGCGGCATTGGCCGCTTCCATCGCTTCATGCAAACTTCGCTCATACTGCTTCTGGACCGTGATATCTTCCTGCATCACAACCACACTGCTGAGATCTCCGTTATCCTCCAGCACAGGAGCCACCAACATTCTTGCCCAGTAGTCCTGATTGTTTTTGCGGCGAGCCTGGAGTTCTCCTTGCCATTCTTGTCCTACAGTGACTGTCTCCCAGAGTTCTCTATACGCATTGTTTGTCGAGTCTGTCTGATAGAATTGCACCATCTGCTGACCACAAACATCTTCCTCCGCAAAACCAGTAACTTCGATGAACTTCCGGTTCACGTATTCAATACAACCGCTACGATCCGCAATGATCGTCATCGCTGAGCTAAAGTGAACTGCATGTGAGAGTTTGCGCATGGTCTGCTCAGCCTGCTTTCGAGCGCTGATTTCCCGCACAGAAACCATGATCATCGTACCCTGACTGGTTTGGGAGCGAACGGCGCTGATTTCCACTGGGAGAACGTTTCCAGATTGATGTCTTGCAAAGCACTCAACACTCCGACCCTGACCATCTGGAGGCAACAGTGTAATTTCCTGAATCTTTGGCATTGCCTGTGTTGGCTGGATCAGCAGGTCGGCAAGACTTCGCAGATCTAGATCCTCCCGGCTATAGCCAAAGATTTCCTCAGCCCAGGTATTGGCAAAGGTGATCTTCCACTCAGTATTCAAGACAAACAGGGCATCCGGTACGTTCTCTAACAAAACCCGATAATAGGAGGCCATGTTGGCCAGCGTAATTTCACGGTTTTGCTGATCTTGGGAAAATGCGGATTCCTCTGAATTCATGGGCATGAACTCTACGAAAGCTAACAAAAAGTCACAAAAATCAACATCATCTAAGAAGCACTAACAGAGAGCAATATTTTTGTGGAAAAATGAGGTAGGAAGAGGCTGGCCTGTGATCAGCCAGCCTGAAAAGAGGGAATCCGTTAGTTGGTCTCAGTTGACCAATAATCCACCGTATTCTACGAAGAAGGGAACAAAGACAAGGCTGAGAATCGCTGACAGCTTGATCAAAATGTTCAGTGAAGGACCAGAGGTGTCTTTCAAGGGATCACCTACCGTGTCACCAACCACAGCAGCTTTGTGAGTATCGGTTCCCTTTCCACCCAGGTTCCCAGCTTCAATGTACTTCTTGGCATTGTCCCAAGCCCCTCCAGAGTTGGCTGAAGAAATTGCCAAAACACCGCCAGCGACCAATGAACCAGCTAATACTCCGGCCAGTGCAGGAATACCAAAGAGGAAGCCTACAACGATTGGAGTACTTAAAATTAGGATACCAGGAGGGATCATCTCACGGACGGCGGCCTTGGTCGAAATGGCAACACATTGTGCATAGTCTGGCTCGGCCTTGCCCTCCATGATGCCATCAATCGTACGGAACTGACGGCGTACTTCCTCAATCATGTCAAAGGCTGCTTTTCCAACGGACTTCATAGTCATTGCTGAGAAGAGGAAGGGCAGCATGGCACCTACAAAGAGACCAGTCAGTACCAATGGATCCAGCAAGCTGATGCTAGCCATCAGGTCAACATCTGGCTGCAGATAGTCAGCACGGGTCAGGAAGGCAGCAAACAGAGCCAACGCCGTCAGAATCGCGGAACCGATTGCGAAGCCTTTGCCAATCGCAGCGGTCGTGTTACCAGCAGCATCCAACACGTCGGTGCGCTTGCGCACACCCTCTTCCATTCCGCTCATTTCGGCGATACCGCCAGCGTTGTCAGCCACTGGACCGTAAGCGTCGATTGTCAAACCAATGATCAGAGTGCTGAGCATACCCAAGGCAGCAATCGCTACTCCGTACATCCCACCAAAGTAGAATGGCACATAAATACTGACAGCAATCGCTAGAATCGACCCGACAGAACTGTGATAACCAAGTGCCAGGCCAAAAATTATGTTGGTGGCCGCCCCAGTTTCTGAAGCTTTAGCCACTTCCCGCACGGGTGCAAAGTCATGAGATGTGTAATATTCCGTCAATAGACCAACGGCCAGTCCGGCAACTGCACCAGCGAAATAGCACCAGTAGATACCAAGATTAGTGTATTCTGAGCCACTGATCACAAAGGTTGCAGGCAGAGCCCACTTGGTTACGAAGAACATCACAACTACGCTGAGGATCGTGGAAACGATCAGCATCTTCTTGAGAGTAGGAGCCACGTCTTTCTCTTCCTGCACCCTTGCTGTAAACATCGTAGCTAGCGCCAATGGAATGCCAATCGCAGTGATCAGGATCGGGAAAAGTAGAGCTTCCAGATTTGTGGCAAAAGCAACAGCACCAATCACCAGCGCAGCACAAGTGCTTTCAGCACAGGAACCAAAAAGATCTGCGCCCATTCCGGCCACATCACCAAC
This window contains:
- a CDS encoding response regulator, which gives rise to MPNLLYIDHDLTRLGEIQHQLSEHFQLEVAFNGWEGFANSVVNKPDVVLLNLELPVMDGLELVRLVRTEPDCAHLILLGFSLKELSSEFAETAERLGLNRLVEYPFAQQLPAELFKMLPVATQD
- a CDS encoding LptA/OstA family protein, with amino-acid sequence MQAGFLFYERAEEGFANEDVRGPVQILRFNEEFRASAKQGKISGNLMQADLLRQQVLLQGRSEAEPAQMELDLDEIRRQQAFNSLEELPPTSDSPEMVTLQAAQATLNSQVRRLLLEGAVELFKSPEQLRIYGGRVQVEFDATQQIQTVYAERAVCFEQPGRVARADSVRMEQATQLILLEGNAQVQTDQYNLQGESIKLYMDVSQGVAQGDDNSPIRVTILMDQPNSASNAFRCR
- a CDS encoding sodium-translocating pyrophosphatase, with translation VGDVAGMGADLFGSCAESTCAALVIGAVAFATNLEALLFPILITAIGIPLALATMFTARVQEEKDVAPTLKKMLIVSTILSVVVMFFVTKWALPATFVISGSEYTNLGIYWCYFAGAVAGLAVGLLTEYYTSHDFAPVREVAKASETGAATNIIFGLALGYHSSVGSILAIAVSIYVPFYFGGMYGVAIAALGMLSTLIIGLTIDAYGPVADNAGGIAEMSGMEEGVRKRTDVLDAAGNTTAAIGKGFAIGSAILTALALFAAFLTRADYLQPDVDLMASISLLDPLVLTGLFVGAMLPFLFSAMTMKSVGKAAFDMIEEVRRQFRTIDGIMEGKAEPDYAQCVAISTKAAVREMIPPGILILSTPIVVGFLFGIPALAGVLAGSLVAGGVLAISSANSGGAWDNAKKYIEAGNLGGKGTDTHKAAVVGDTVGDPLKDTSGPSLNILIKLSAILSLVFVPFFVEYGGLLVN
- a CDS encoding FKBP-type peptidyl-prolyl cis-trans isomerase, coding for MNISNNTFTNLRTKYTPPVTDEGKQGEEANGVKEENPAPELAMDASFKKLPGGLMVYVEELGKGEKVETGSKLSVHYEGWLASDFTKFDSSIDKGRPFEYNHGEGMVIKGWEKAMEGMRVGTKLQLKIPAKLAYGPSGMSGAGIPPNADLIFKLEILAAEKPVEDSKKSPNSVDLYA
- a CDS encoding NAD(P)H-hydrate dehydratase, which gives rise to MIEANLLDCCDRLTDAVSMQAMDHRAIEELGLPGLLLMENAARAVADWVEQRYPNSRRICVCCGSGNNGGDGYAAARLLANRGYSVSVVCLQEPNTPDAQQNFRLWQNFGPTLTFPEPAAAQAIEEADVVLDAIFGVSLRRPIVGLYADWIAAINASPAEVIGVDLPSGISADESQILETATRCESTVTFQVPKIGLWQHPGREQAGEIHVVDVCIPPHWPTGEKSTYLLTENFFRQALPKRPITAHKGTFGHLLVLGGQAGMAGAVQLASQAALQVGTGLVTAAVPGALRDRLLGVPEVMTWSASQTKDIWQVNALSELRPQLRRYSALVVGCGIGTNEEIPALLEGILLAVRELPVLIDADGLNALDPDWLRERGIPAVLTPHPGELSHLIGQPVSEFQRQRVATVRHWAQMWGVVLLLKGALTVIGTPDGQVFINPTGNPGMATAGSGDVLSGMIGGLLAQGLNPLEATLVGCWWHGTAGDWKAKQSGEVGLTAGRLIEGISPVWQQAAF
- a CDS encoding CTP synthase encodes the protein MQTKFIFITGGVVSGLGKGIAGASIGALLESRGLTVSLMKLDPYINIDAGTMNPFQHGEVYVTEDGAETDLDLGHYERYTNAVVSRVHNCTTGQIYDKIIRKERAGEYLGATVQVVPHVIDEIKEAVLRASDNVDIAIVEIGGTVGDIESLPFLEAIRQFRHDYSRENTLYIHLTLIIYTTEMKTKPTQHSVGKLREIGIQPDMLICRTPEPLPDKLREKIALFTNVPVDAVIDGLDVDFLYEIPLVYHKQKLDDKIIELLQMWTRRPKLQNWVDIVEAYKEPIDEITIAFVGKYVNQRDTYESLNEALVHGCIACNLRLNLIYINSEEITEKTVGPMLAPAHAVLVAPGFGERGTEGKILAVQHAREQQIPFFGICLGMQMAVIEFARNVANLKDANSGEFQSSHDENVIDLMSEQQGQQNTGGSMRLGAYTAHLREGTQIARIYAKPEIRERHRHRYEVMNEFVPQLESAGLVISGRNLDRDLVETIELADHPWFIGCQYHPELKSKPFAPHPLFVSFSRAALHYKQNSSIR
- a CDS encoding response regulator yields the protein MNSEESAFSQDQQNREITLANMASYYRVLLENVPDALFVLNTEWKITFANTWAEEIFGYSREDLDLRSLADLLIQPTQAMPKIQEITLLPPDGQGRSVECFARHQSGNVLPVEISAVRSQTSQGTMIMVSVREISARKQAEQTMRKLSHAVHFSSAMTIIADRSGCIEYVNRKFIEVTGFAEEDVCGQQMVQFYQTDSTNNAYRELWETVTVGQEWQGELQARRKNNQDYWARMLVAPVLEDNGDLSSVVVMQEDITVQKQYERSLHEAMEAANAANAAKSEFLANMSHEIRTPLNAVIGLAQLCIQTRLNPQQRDYLDKIASSAQSLLGIINDILDFSKIEANKLELEETNFSLDSVFKNISTMLSIRALEKNIELLFDVPPSLPAQLVGDPLRLGQILTNLTNNAVKFTERGEVVIAVEELERATDIIRLRFTVRDTGIGIPAEQLSQLFQSFTQVDSSTTRKYGGTGLGLAICKQLVEMMGGEIRIQSTVHQGTSFSFELSLRMASSRPASHQMIANCRNLCALIVDDNRTSCQILEQQLQALELQTEAVHSGEEALRRVGRGAFDLVLIDWRLGGGMDGIRTAKLIGSELELEKLPKILLVTAYGRDDLWPRAQQAGVGGMLIKPIQKLALHTALNNLLQPNTDPDGTDSFQSNKVVEPDLSKIRGSRILLVEDNELNQQLATELLRQRNFVVDVAPNGQEALNVLRRQSYDLVLMDVQMPVMDGYEATRFLRRLPQFKELPIIAMTANALHTDREQALEVGMNDHIPKPIELQLLLSKLLQWIPPKKNETTVLTNQPLESPPKELPANVSGLAITTALNRLNQNTSLYLRLLDVFQRNQSSTAEKMQELLAEENLVEAARLAHTLKGIAGSLGAKGLETASRTAEAQLREGNVVPDSLATLEKELKQVLKAVADLLVR